From Sphingopyxis sp. USTB-05, the proteins below share one genomic window:
- the ggt gene encoding gamma-glutamyltransferase, whose protein sequence is MLKRFLPLAALLSVTVSSPALAQGVTSSADPRATEAGREILHQGGTAADAAIAMVAVLTLVEPQSSGIGGGGFMVHHNAKDGSISTIDGREMAPAAAKPERFLGPDGKARGYMDVIPGGLSVGVPGNVRLMEMAHKKWGKLEWKALFQPAIKLAEEGFIVTPALNTWLVQFEPMWKEFPAPKAIYYVDGKPAPVGTRIRNPAYAKLLRDIAARGPEAFYSGANAKAISDAVANAPRHPTQLTVKDIAAYKAKERPAVCTTYRVYKVCGMGPPSSGATTVFGILGMIEGWDMKTMGKDNPMSWHLLSEAMQLAYADRSAYLGDGDFVDVPVKGLLDKSYLAERRQLISPYGAAGKYEPGTPPGAKPRAAAPPVQEQGTTHFVTADKDGNLVSMTSTIESIFGSQLMANGYFLNNELTDFDLAPTEGGVPTANRVEAGKRPLSSMSPTVVYGPDGKVVLAVGSAGGKRIIMHVTKVLVGVLDWGLDAKQAMELPNLFFGQQGVLIENNEAGKAIASKMKPFGYSFTATSLGSKLNAVERTADGWRGAADPRGPGSSSIDGAPAQN, encoded by the coding sequence ATGTTGAAAAGATTCCTCCCTCTCGCCGCCCTTCTTTCCGTCACCGTCTCTTCGCCCGCGCTTGCGCAGGGCGTCACCTCGTCCGCCGATCCGCGTGCGACCGAGGCAGGGCGCGAGATTCTGCATCAGGGCGGGACCGCCGCCGACGCCGCGATCGCGATGGTCGCGGTGCTGACGCTGGTTGAGCCGCAGTCTAGCGGTATTGGCGGCGGCGGCTTCATGGTCCACCACAATGCCAAGGACGGCAGCATCTCGACGATCGACGGGCGCGAAATGGCGCCCGCAGCGGCCAAGCCCGAACGTTTCCTCGGCCCCGACGGCAAGGCGCGCGGCTATATGGATGTCATTCCCGGCGGCCTGTCGGTGGGTGTGCCCGGCAATGTGCGCCTGATGGAAATGGCGCACAAGAAATGGGGCAAGCTTGAATGGAAGGCGCTGTTCCAGCCCGCGATCAAGCTTGCCGAAGAAGGCTTTATCGTCACCCCCGCGCTCAACACCTGGCTCGTCCAGTTCGAGCCGATGTGGAAGGAGTTTCCCGCTCCGAAGGCGATCTATTATGTCGACGGCAAGCCCGCCCCTGTCGGCACGCGCATCAGGAACCCAGCTTATGCCAAGCTGCTCCGCGATATAGCGGCGCGCGGTCCTGAGGCCTTTTATTCGGGTGCCAATGCCAAGGCGATCAGCGACGCGGTCGCCAATGCGCCGCGCCACCCGACGCAGCTCACGGTCAAGGATATCGCCGCCTATAAGGCGAAGGAGCGCCCCGCGGTTTGCACCACCTACCGCGTCTACAAAGTCTGCGGCATGGGCCCGCCATCGTCGGGCGCGACCACCGTTTTCGGCATTCTCGGCATGATCGAGGGCTGGGATATGAAGACGATGGGCAAGGATAATCCGATGAGCTGGCACCTGCTTTCCGAAGCGATGCAGCTCGCCTACGCCGATCGCTCGGCCTATCTCGGCGACGGTGATTTCGTCGATGTTCCGGTGAAAGGCCTGCTCGACAAATCCTATCTTGCCGAGCGCCGCCAGTTGATTTCGCCTTATGGCGCCGCGGGCAAATATGAACCCGGCACGCCGCCGGGCGCGAAGCCGCGCGCCGCCGCGCCGCCGGTGCAGGAACAGGGGACGACGCATTTCGTCACCGCCGACAAGGACGGCAACCTCGTCTCGATGACATCGACGATCGAAAGCATCTTCGGCAGCCAATTGATGGCGAACGGCTATTTCCTCAATAACGAACTGACCGACTTCGACCTCGCCCCGACCGAGGGCGGGGTGCCCACCGCGAACCGCGTCGAAGCGGGCAAGCGTCCCTTGTCCTCGATGTCGCCGACCGTCGTTTACGGCCCCGACGGCAAGGTCGTGCTCGCAGTCGGGTCGGCGGGCGGCAAGCGCATCATCATGCATGTGACGAAGGTGCTGGTCGGCGTGCTCGACTGGGGCCTCGACGCCAAGCAGGCGATGGAGCTTCCGAACCTGTTCTTCGGTCAGCAAGGCGTGCTGATCGAGAATAACGAGGCGGGCAAGGCGATCGCCTCGAAGATGAAACCTTTCGGTTACAGCTTCACCGCGACGAGCCTCGGCTCGAAGCTCAACGCTGTCGAACGCACCGCCGACGGCTGGCGCGGCGCGGCCGATCCGCGCGGCCCCGGCAGTTCGTCGATCGACGGCGCACCGGCGCAGAATTGA
- a CDS encoding long-chain fatty acid--CoA ligase, with protein MKLVNPHLDHFPSLVAMFFDRAGRRGEDPFLWRKADRSWQPLSWRQVANQVSALAHSLRELGLKEGDRVVLVSENRPEWCIADMGIMAAGCITVPTYTTNTERDHQHILDNSGAKAVIVSTAKLARTLMPAVMRSEAHIVISMESLRVGQQGEVAVYDWEPLVQGGEAWLEETKARGLAMKREDTACLIYTSGTGGAPRGVMQHHGAILHNAAGAAEVLVNDFGIGDEEVFLSFLPLSHAYEHSGGQFLPIMVGAQIYYSEGLEKLVSNIEETRPTIMVVVPRLFEVIRARMIKSVEKQGKLANWMLRQALRVGEKDYERRMGVLDRPVDLILDKLFRPKIGKRFGGRMKALVSGGAPLNPEIGVFFHSIGLTLLQGYGQTEAGPVISCNRPSAGIKMDTVGPPLMNTEVRIADDGEILVRGELVMKGYWRNKAETERVLVDGWLHTGDIGHIDDKGRIVITDRKKDLIVNDKGDNVSPQRVEGMLTLQPEILQAMVYGDKRPHIVAILVPDPEWMAEWAEAEGLPKDLERLREHEKFRGAIRAAVDRVNGQLSVIEKVRKFDFADEAFTIENEQMTPSMKIRRHILKQVYEDRIAALYKA; from the coding sequence ATGAAGCTCGTAAATCCCCATCTCGACCATTTTCCGAGTCTGGTCGCGATGTTCTTCGACCGTGCGGGGCGCCGCGGCGAAGATCCTTTCCTGTGGCGCAAGGCCGATCGCTCTTGGCAGCCGCTGAGCTGGCGGCAAGTCGCCAATCAAGTGTCCGCGCTTGCGCACAGCCTGCGCGAACTTGGCCTCAAGGAAGGCGACCGGGTGGTGCTGGTCAGCGAGAACCGGCCCGAATGGTGCATCGCCGACATGGGCATCATGGCGGCGGGTTGCATCACCGTGCCCACCTATACGACCAACACCGAACGCGACCATCAGCACATCCTCGACAATAGCGGCGCGAAGGCGGTGATCGTCTCGACTGCCAAGCTTGCGCGCACGCTGATGCCCGCGGTGATGCGTTCCGAGGCGCATATCGTGATCAGCATGGAAAGCCTGCGCGTCGGCCAGCAGGGCGAGGTTGCGGTCTATGATTGGGAACCGCTCGTGCAGGGGGGCGAGGCATGGCTTGAGGAAACGAAAGCGCGTGGGCTCGCAATGAAGCGCGAGGATACCGCCTGCCTTATCTACACCAGCGGCACCGGAGGCGCGCCGCGCGGGGTGATGCAGCATCATGGCGCAATCCTGCACAATGCAGCGGGTGCGGCCGAAGTGCTCGTCAACGACTTTGGTATCGGCGACGAGGAAGTGTTCCTGTCGTTCCTGCCGCTCAGCCACGCCTATGAGCATTCGGGCGGCCAGTTCCTGCCGATCATGGTCGGCGCGCAAATCTATTATAGCGAAGGGCTGGAAAAGCTCGTCTCGAACATCGAGGAGACGCGCCCGACGATCATGGTCGTTGTCCCGCGCCTGTTCGAGGTGATCCGTGCGCGCATGATCAAGTCGGTTGAGAAACAGGGCAAACTTGCGAACTGGATGCTGCGTCAGGCGCTGCGCGTCGGCGAAAAGGATTATGAGCGGCGCATGGGCGTGCTCGACCGTCCGGTCGACCTTATCCTAGACAAATTGTTCCGGCCCAAGATCGGCAAGCGTTTCGGCGGCCGGATGAAGGCGCTGGTGTCGGGCGGCGCGCCGTTGAACCCCGAAATCGGGGTGTTCTTCCACTCGATCGGGCTGACGCTGTTGCAAGGCTATGGGCAGACCGAGGCGGGGCCGGTGATCAGCTGCAATCGCCCGAGCGCCGGGATCAAGATGGATACTGTCGGCCCGCCGCTGATGAACACGGAGGTGCGCATCGCCGACGACGGCGAAATCCTTGTGCGCGGCGAGCTGGTGATGAAGGGCTATTGGCGCAACAAGGCCGAGACCGAGCGTGTGCTCGTCGATGGCTGGCTCCACACGGGCGACATCGGCCATATCGACGACAAGGGCCGCATCGTCATCACCGACCGCAAGAAGGACCTGATCGTCAACGACAAGGGCGACAATGTCTCGCCGCAGCGGGTCGAGGGCATGCTGACGCTCCAGCCTGAAATCCTGCAGGCGATGGTCTATGGCGACAAGCGCCCGCATATCGTCGCCATTCTTGTCCCCGATCCCGAATGGATGGCCGAATGGGCCGAGGCGGAAGGCTTGCCCAAGGATCTCGAGCGGCTACGCGAGCATGAGAAATTCCGCGGCGCGATCCGCGCCGCGGTCGACCGCGTCAACGGCCAGCTCTCGGTGATCGAAAAGGTGCGCAAGTTCGACTTCGCCGACGAAGCCTTTACGATCGAGAATGAGCAGATGACGCCCTCGATGAAAATCAGGCGCCATATCCTGAAGCAGGTCTACGAAGACAGGATCGCGGCGCTATACAAGGCTTAA
- the gloB gene encoding hydroxyacylglutathione hydrolase codes for MAALDIVRIPVLSDNYVWLVHDPESGATMVVDPAVAEPVLAAAAERGWTITDIWNTHWHPDHTGGNAAIKEATGCTITGPAAEYARIPTLDVQVKGGDKVRLGEHVADVWDVPAHTAGHIAYHFTHDAAIFVGDTMFAMGCGRLFEGTAEQMFANMQKLGTLDDATRVYCAHEYTLSNARFAVTVEPDNVALAERLAAVESARAAGEATVPTSIGEERATNPFLRAPSAAELGRIRALKDAA; via the coding sequence ATGGCTGCGCTGGACATCGTCCGAATTCCCGTCCTCAGCGACAATTATGTCTGGCTGGTCCATGACCCTGAAAGCGGTGCGACGATGGTCGTCGACCCCGCCGTCGCCGAGCCGGTACTTGCGGCAGCGGCGGAACGCGGCTGGACGATTACCGATATCTGGAACACTCACTGGCATCCCGATCACACCGGCGGCAACGCGGCGATCAAGGAAGCGACTGGCTGCACGATCACCGGCCCCGCCGCCGAATATGCCCGCATCCCGACGCTCGACGTGCAGGTAAAGGGCGGCGACAAGGTGCGACTGGGCGAACATGTCGCCGACGTCTGGGATGTACCCGCGCATACCGCCGGCCATATCGCCTATCATTTCACGCACGATGCCGCGATCTTCGTCGGCGACACGATGTTCGCGATGGGCTGTGGCCGCCTGTTCGAGGGCACCGCCGAACAGATGTTCGCCAATATGCAGAAACTCGGCACGCTCGACGATGCGACGCGCGTTTACTGCGCGCACGAATATACGCTGTCGAACGCACGCTTTGCGGTGACGGTCGAGCCCGACAATGTCGCGCTGGCCGAACGGCTCGCCGCGGTCGAGTCCGCGCGCGCCGCCGGCGAGGCCACGGTGCCGACGAGCATCGGCGAGGAGCGCGCGACCAACCCCTTTCTCCGCGCGCCGAGCGCGGCCGAACTCGGCCGTATCCGCGCGCTCAAGGATGCGGCATGA
- a CDS encoding VOC family protein codes for MPGLLINIDVPDLAAGEHFYINALGLTAARRFDDDIVELTGCEVPIYLIAKPAGSTIGPRGGDFRRYNRHWTPVHPDFSVASLDDAAQRALAAGAVQEGETLDLPYGRQAMFADPFGNGFCLIEFNERGYDALLG; via the coding sequence ATGCCGGGCCTGTTGATCAATATCGACGTGCCCGACCTCGCCGCTGGCGAGCATTTCTATATAAATGCGCTGGGGCTGACCGCGGCCCGGCGGTTCGACGATGATATCGTCGAACTGACCGGGTGCGAGGTGCCCATCTATCTGATCGCCAAGCCCGCCGGGTCGACGATCGGCCCCCGTGGCGGCGATTTCCGCCGCTACAACCGGCATTGGACGCCGGTGCATCCTGACTTTTCGGTCGCCAGCCTCGACGACGCGGCCCAGCGAGCTCTTGCCGCAGGCGCGGTGCAGGAAGGCGAGACATTGGATCTTCCCTATGGCAGACAGGCGATGTTCGCCGATCCTTTCGGCAACGGATTCTGCCTGATCGAGTTCAACGAGCGGGGATATGACGCCCTTCTGGGCTGA
- a CDS encoding VOC family protein, whose translation MTKYLHTMIRVSDPDATVDFFKLIGLEETRRFDSEQGRFTLIFLAAPGQGDMAEVELTYNWPPADGSAPEEYSGGRNFGHLAYRVDDIYATCQRLMDAGVTINRPPRDGHMAFVRSPDGISVELLQEGHLPPQEPWASMPNTGAW comes from the coding sequence ATGACCAAATATCTTCACACGATGATCCGCGTATCGGATCCCGACGCCACGGTCGATTTCTTCAAGCTGATCGGGCTGGAGGAAACGCGCCGTTTCGACAGCGAACAAGGCCGGTTCACGCTAATCTTTCTCGCCGCCCCCGGACAGGGCGACATGGCCGAGGTCGAGCTGACCTATAACTGGCCGCCCGCCGACGGCAGCGCGCCCGAGGAATATTCGGGCGGGCGCAATTTCGGTCATCTCGCGTATCGCGTCGACGATATCTATGCGACCTGCCAGCGGCTGATGGACGCCGGAGTGACGATCAATCGCCCGCCGCGCGACGGCCATATGGCGTTCGTGCGCTCGCCCGACGGCATTTCGGTCGAACTGCTGCAGGAAGGCCATCTGCCGCCGCAGGAACCCTGGGCGTCGATGCCCAACACCGGCGCCTGGTAG
- a CDS encoding thioesterase family protein has product MARSDFKFSVKKRVRYAEIDAQAVVFNSRYLEYFDIGITEYWRAAGVYDRWPANDSPEFHVARAEVDYKVPILLDEEIDICVRCSRVGRSSMTFLFELHGAGKDDLRATGLEVSVHVEEAQGATAPVPDAFVSLFEAFEDRPLRA; this is encoded by the coding sequence ATGGCCCGCAGCGATTTCAAATTCAGCGTCAAAAAGCGTGTCCGCTATGCCGAGATCGACGCGCAGGCCGTGGTTTTCAACAGCCGTTACCTCGAATATTTCGATATCGGCATCACCGAATATTGGCGCGCGGCGGGGGTTTATGATCGCTGGCCCGCAAATGACAGCCCCGAATTCCACGTCGCGCGTGCCGAGGTCGATTATAAGGTGCCGATCCTGCTCGACGAGGAAATCGACATTTGCGTGCGCTGCTCGCGCGTCGGCCGCAGTTCGATGACCTTCCTGTTCGAACTGCACGGCGCCGGAAAGGACGATCTGCGCGCGACGGGGCTGGAAGTCAGCGTCCATGTCGAAGAGGCACAGGGTGCAACCGCCCCGGTGCCCGATGCATTCGTATCCCTGTTCGAAGCGTTTGAAGATCGCCCCCTTCGCGCCTAA
- a CDS encoding alpha/beta fold hydrolase, producing MGDPTVPSYLDRSGRPRLAYRHTPGAGPTIVFLPGYMSDMAGGKATALFDWAAAEGHACLLLDYAGCGLSDGLFADQTLLDWRGDVLDLIDAKAEGPVIIVGSSMGGWLMLLTALALVQRDGPGRVAGLVGIAAAPDFTDWGFSDAEKAIILAEGALVEETPYSDQPYVTTRGFFQSGEANRLLAAEIPLACPVRLLHGEEDGDVPPDISLRLSAALASADVQVTLVKGGDHRLSRDTDIALLIDTVARLATN from the coding sequence ATGGGCGACCCTACCGTACCCAGCTATCTCGACCGTTCGGGCCGCCCGCGGCTCGCCTATCGCCATACGCCGGGTGCCGGCCCGACGATCGTCTTCCTGCCCGGCTATATGTCGGACATGGCGGGCGGCAAGGCGACCGCATTGTTCGACTGGGCGGCGGCCGAGGGCCATGCCTGCCTGCTGCTCGATTACGCCGGCTGCGGATTGTCGGACGGCCTTTTCGCCGACCAGACCCTGCTCGACTGGCGCGGCGATGTGCTCGACCTGATCGATGCGAAGGCCGAGGGACCCGTGATCATCGTCGGATCGTCAATGGGCGGGTGGCTGATGCTGCTGACCGCATTGGCGCTTGTTCAGCGCGACGGGCCGGGCCGGGTTGCGGGGCTCGTCGGGATCGCCGCGGCGCCCGACTTTACCGACTGGGGTTTCAGCGATGCCGAGAAGGCGATCATCCTCGCCGAGGGCGCGCTGGTCGAGGAAACGCCGTACAGCGACCAACCCTATGTGACGACGCGCGGCTTTTTCCAGTCGGGCGAGGCGAACCGGCTGCTAGCGGCCGAAATCCCCCTCGCCTGCCCTGTTCGCCTGCTCCACGGCGAAGAGGATGGCGACGTACCACCCGATATCAGCCTGCGCCTGTCGGCGGCGCTTGCGAGCGCGGATGTGCAGGTGACGCTGGTCAAGGGTGGCGACCACCGCCTGTCGCGCGACACCGATATCGCGCTGCTTATCGACACCGTCGCGCGGCTCGCGACCAACTAG
- a CDS encoding DUF6356 family protein, with translation MFNRLFVDHPKSVDENYIEHFGVASKFGVTMIYGGLCALVHAVVPGWCITTGSDTIQRLNHIMVEKRRAKGQAVMQMSTIDWVI, from the coding sequence ATGTTCAATCGCCTGTTCGTCGACCATCCGAAGAGCGTCGATGAAAATTACATCGAACATTTCGGCGTCGCGTCGAAATTTGGCGTCACGATGATCTATGGCGGCCTCTGCGCGCTCGTCCATGCGGTCGTTCCCGGCTGGTGCATCACGACCGGCAGCGACACGATCCAGCGGCTCAACCATATCATGGTCGAAAAGCGGCGCGCCAAGGGGCAGGCCGTCATGCAGATGAGCACGATCGACTGGGTCATCTGA
- a CDS encoding VOC family protein has product MTDPTHSIVAILPCSNLDASTAFYERLGLSVVSDYGTYRLLDDGKGWQLHLTNESGPTWPERNQNPFGLYLYTDSVAELAEVVGDAILGPIKTPTHKPWGMYEFALSDPDETLVRIGWPSRLIE; this is encoded by the coding sequence ATGACCGATCCGACCCACAGCATCGTGGCGATTTTGCCGTGCAGCAATCTCGATGCGAGCACAGCCTTTTACGAAAGACTCGGCCTGTCGGTCGTCAGCGATTACGGCACCTATCGCCTGCTCGACGACGGCAAGGGATGGCAGCTTCACCTGACCAATGAATCGGGACCGACCTGGCCGGAACGCAATCAGAATCCGTTTGGCCTCTACCTTTACACCGACAGCGTTGCCGAGCTTGCGGAGGTCGTCGGCGACGCGATCCTCGGCCCCATAAAAACGCCGACGCACAAGCCGTGGGGAATGTATGAATTCGCGCTTTCCGACCCCGACGAGACGCTGGTGCGCATCGGCTGGCCGAGCCGATTGATCGAGTGA
- the thrS gene encoding threonine--tRNA ligase codes for MSDMIRVTLPDGSAREVVRGTTALQIAADIGPGLAKAALAAKIDGELRDIMRPLDEDTNLSLVTSRDEADALELFRHDYAHVLAEAVQNLFPGTQITFGPSTGDGFYYDFAPTAEHGPFRDDELPLIEEEMRKIIAADLPLTREVWERDKLIAKWAAEGESFKAEWAAELPQGEELTVYRSGDGWMDMCRGPHLASTGKLDPAAFKLTRVSGAYWRGDQKNAQLSRIYGTGWLNKKQLAEHLVRLEEAAKRDHRKIGREMELFHLQEEAHGSVFWHPKGYRIYRELEAYMRRAIDGSGYQEVKTPQVMDAKQWEQSGHWGKYRENMFVIPDEVPNIEDEGPIVSDGAEWMALKPMNCPAHVLIFRQGMKSYRDLPLRMAEMGCCHRNEPHGALHGIMRVRQFTQDDGHIFCREDQIVEEVRAFCQLLDRVYRELGFEKYAVKLALRPEKRFGTEEMWDKAEAELREAVARAGMANDDYGWEELPGEGAFYAPKLEFHLTDAIGRTWQCGTIQSDRVMPERLDASYIGEDGERHRPVMLHRAILGTYERFIGILIEHFAGRFPTWLAPVQAVVATIVSDADEYAKDAVAQLTAAGIRTDIDVRNEKINYKVREHSLAKVPYLLVVGNREAEEGTVAIRTLGQDGQRIMPLAEAIAMLKGEATPPDLRS; via the coding sequence ATGTCCGACATGATCCGCGTCACCCTTCCCGATGGCTCTGCCCGTGAAGTCGTGCGCGGGACTACCGCGCTGCAGATCGCGGCCGACATCGGCCCCGGCCTTGCCAAGGCCGCGCTCGCCGCGAAAATCGACGGTGAACTGCGCGACATCATGCGCCCGCTGGACGAAGACACGAACCTGTCGCTGGTGACGAGCCGCGACGAGGCCGATGCGCTCGAACTCTTTCGCCACGACTACGCGCATGTGCTGGCCGAGGCGGTGCAGAACCTGTTTCCAGGGACGCAGATCACCTTCGGCCCGTCGACGGGCGACGGCTTTTATTATGACTTCGCGCCGACCGCCGAGCATGGCCCGTTCCGCGACGACGAACTGCCGCTGATCGAGGAGGAGATGCGCAAGATCATCGCCGCCGACCTGCCGCTGACGCGCGAGGTTTGGGAGCGCGACAAGCTGATCGCCAAATGGGCCGCCGAGGGTGAGAGCTTCAAGGCCGAATGGGCGGCCGAGCTGCCGCAGGGCGAGGAACTGACTGTTTATCGCAGCGGCGACGGCTGGATGGACATGTGCCGCGGCCCGCACCTCGCCTCGACGGGCAAGCTCGACCCCGCCGCGTTCAAGCTGACGCGCGTGTCGGGCGCCTATTGGCGCGGCGATCAGAAGAATGCGCAATTGAGCCGCATCTATGGCACCGGTTGGCTCAACAAGAAGCAGCTCGCCGAGCATCTCGTCCGGCTGGAAGAGGCCGCAAAGCGCGACCATCGCAAGATCGGCCGCGAGATGGAGCTGTTCCACCTGCAGGAAGAGGCGCATGGCAGCGTCTTCTGGCACCCCAAGGGCTATCGCATCTATCGCGAGCTTGAGGCCTACATGCGCCGCGCGATCGACGGCTCGGGCTATCAGGAGGTCAAGACCCCGCAGGTGATGGACGCCAAGCAGTGGGAGCAGTCGGGCCACTGGGGCAAATATCGCGAGAATATGTTCGTCATCCCCGACGAAGTCCCGAACATCGAGGACGAAGGTCCGATCGTCTCCGACGGCGCCGAATGGATGGCGCTCAAGCCGATGAACTGCCCCGCGCACGTCCTGATCTTCCGTCAGGGGATGAAGTCGTATCGCGACCTTCCGCTGCGCATGGCCGAAATGGGCTGCTGCCACCGCAACGAGCCGCATGGCGCGCTGCATGGCATCATGCGCGTGCGCCAGTTCACGCAGGACGACGGCCATATCTTCTGCCGCGAAGATCAGATCGTCGAGGAAGTGCGCGCCTTCTGCCAACTCCTTGACCGCGTCTATCGCGAACTCGGCTTCGAAAAATATGCGGTGAAGCTCGCGCTGCGCCCCGAAAAGCGCTTCGGCACCGAGGAAATGTGGGACAAGGCCGAGGCGGAACTGCGCGAAGCCGTCGCGCGCGCGGGCATGGCGAATGACGATTATGGCTGGGAAGAACTGCCGGGCGAGGGTGCCTTTTATGCGCCCAAGCTCGAATTCCACCTGACCGACGCGATCGGCCGGACCTGGCAGTGCGGAACGATCCAGTCCGACCGCGTGATGCCCGAGCGTCTCGATGCGAGCTATATCGGTGAGGATGGCGAGCGCCATCGCCCGGTAATGCTCCACCGCGCGATCCTCGGCACCTATGAGCGTTTCATCGGCATATTGATCGAACATTTCGCCGGCCGCTTCCCGACCTGGCTCGCGCCGGTGCAGGCCGTCGTCGCGACGATCGTCAGCGACGCCGACGAATATGCCAAGGACGCGGTCGCCCAGCTCACGGCGGCGGGCATCCGCACCGACATCGACGTCCGCAACGAGAAGATCAACTATAAGGTCCGCGAACACAGCCTCGCCAAGGTTCCCTATCTGCTGGTGGTCGGCAATCGCGAAGCGGAGGAAGGCACCGTCGCGATCCGCACCCTCGGTCAGGACGGCCAGCGCATCATGCCGCTCGCCGAAGCGATCGCGATGCTGAAGGGTGAGGCGACCCCGCCCGACCTGCGCAGTTGA
- a CDS encoding metallophosphoesterase: MIAPEKRRPRRWLRWLLLLAFVGAALLAKGYWNATRDPLIRSASVEVGDWPKGQGPVRILLLSDTHVAGPDMPPARLARIVGELNRLKPDLVLIAGDLVSERRGATHIYTPAEVVAPLGGLRAPLGVVVAPGNHDHWFKPDALRGELEKLGIRVLQNEAVKIGPLVVGGVDDDYSGHDDVPATFAAMDRLGAGVPLLLTHSPDIVPDLPRPVAAVFAGHTHCGQIRFPFIGALTYVSRYGDRFACGDIDDKGQRVFVGAGLGTSLLPLRFNTPPDAWLVTLGPKAAAK; encoded by the coding sequence TTGATCGCGCCCGAGAAGCGTCGTCCGCGCCGATGGCTGCGCTGGCTGTTGCTGCTGGCGTTCGTCGGCGCGGCGCTTCTCGCCAAGGGCTATTGGAACGCGACGCGCGATCCGCTGATCCGCAGCGCAAGCGTCGAAGTGGGCGACTGGCCAAAGGGGCAGGGACCAGTCAGGATCCTGTTGCTCTCTGACACGCATGTCGCCGGCCCCGACATGCCGCCCGCGCGGCTGGCGCGGATCGTCGGCGAACTCAACCGGCTGAAGCCAGATCTGGTCCTGATCGCGGGCGACCTCGTCAGCGAAAGGCGCGGCGCCACGCATATTTACACGCCTGCCGAGGTGGTGGCACCGCTTGGCGGCCTTCGCGCGCCATTGGGCGTCGTCGTCGCGCCGGGCAATCACGATCATTGGTTCAAGCCCGACGCGCTGCGCGGCGAACTCGAAAAGCTCGGCATTCGCGTGCTACAGAATGAAGCCGTCAAGATCGGACCGCTGGTCGTCGGCGGAGTCGACGATGATTATTCGGGGCATGACGATGTACCCGCCACCTTCGCGGCGATGGACCGGCTCGGCGCCGGCGTGCCGCTGCTGCTGACGCACAGTCCTGACATCGTTCCCGACCTGCCACGCCCCGTCGCCGCGGTCTTCGCGGGCCACACGCACTGCGGCCAGATTCGCTTCCCCTTCATCGGCGCCTTGACCTATGTTTCGCGCTACGGCGACCGCTTCGCGTGCGGCGATATCGACGACAAGGGCCAGCGCGTCTTCGTCGGCGCCGGACTTGGCACCAGCCTGTTGCCGCTCCGTTTCAACACCCCGCCGGACGCTTGGCTCGTCACGCTGGGGCCCAAGGCCGCCGCGAAGTGA
- a CDS encoding sulfite exporter TauE/SafE family protein: protein MTDLAHLAGLAPWTFAGAAAMTFGAAFVRGLTGFGMAIILVPLLGLIMPPGEAVVLGILLQLLIGPVGFQRIAAGADRRTAFPIGVLAMLATPLGMLALKAVTPDIARLLIAIIAIAAFLLILMPQHPDGHKPGRMSIGLTGIASGILTGFAAMPGPPVVPFYLRQRITPDVARASMMLVFFATAIAGTLASLWLGLATMKLFILSLLLFVPMALGDHVGTRLFGRVPVPVWRGIVAVVLGIAGLSALLRLLN from the coding sequence GTGACCGATCTTGCGCATCTCGCCGGACTCGCCCCATGGACCTTCGCCGGCGCCGCAGCGATGACGTTCGGCGCCGCCTTCGTGCGCGGCCTCACCGGTTTCGGCATGGCGATCATCCTCGTGCCCTTGCTCGGGCTGATCATGCCGCCGGGCGAGGCGGTGGTGCTGGGCATCCTGCTGCAATTGCTGATCGGCCCGGTCGGTTTTCAGCGCATCGCCGCCGGTGCCGACCGCCGCACCGCATTCCCGATCGGCGTGCTCGCGATGCTCGCGACGCCGCTAGGCATGCTTGCGCTGAAGGCCGTGACGCCTGACATCGCCCGCTTGCTGATCGCGATCATCGCTATCGCCGCCTTCCTGCTGATCCTGATGCCGCAGCATCCCGATGGCCATAAGCCGGGGCGGATGTCGATCGGCCTGACCGGCATCGCCTCGGGCATTCTCACGGGCTTTGCCGCAATGCCGGGGCCGCCGGTCGTGCCCTTTTACCTGCGCCAGCGGATCACGCCCGATGTCGCGCGCGCCTCGATGATGCTCGTCTTTTTCGCCACCGCGATCGCCGGGACGCTCGCCTCGCTCTGGCTCGGCCTCGCCACGATGAAGCTCTTCATCCTGTCGCTGTTGCTCTTTGTCCCGATGGCGCTCGGCGACCATGTCGGAACGCGGCTGTTCGGCCGCGTGCCCGTGCCGGTGTGGCGCGGCATCGTTGCAGTAGTCCTCGGTATCGCCGGCCTGTCGGCGCTGCTCCGCCTGCTGAACTAG